In Geobacter sp., a single window of DNA contains:
- a CDS encoding efflux RND transporter periplasmic adaptor subunit, with translation MLRSGVMNVVLLAGMLMSTSGCTKEHDRAVPAAPAVVKGLVVDTVHVQDVSERLEMVGTVKAVNSSVIAARVAGTVTALMVKEGDRVRKGQVLGSIEAVETLASAAAAQAGVEEARRALDEALSRRKLADATFQRYSRLFSEQAVTRQEYETRQSEQEIAAQGVSRAESRLVQARESARAAVTVAAYTKMIAPLAGMITNKAIDRGATVFPGMPLMTVEGEGGFLLEVQAPETLKGQISTGKTIEVVMDGMTAPETGRVVEIVPTIDPASRTFTVKVAVAGRGLRSGSYGKAFVPVGSVKGIVVPKKALVERGALNLVWVVDPQNIIRMRLVKAGRQIGEQIEILAGLSDGERIVVSGAEKASDGGKVE, from the coding sequence ATGCTACGCTCTGGCGTAATGAATGTCGTGCTGCTCGCAGGGATGCTGATGTCGACTTCCGGCTGTACGAAAGAGCATGACCGTGCTGTTCCGGCTGCCCCGGCTGTGGTAAAGGGGCTGGTTGTCGATACGGTCCACGTGCAGGATGTTTCCGAGCGTCTGGAGATGGTCGGAACCGTCAAGGCGGTGAACAGCTCGGTTATAGCTGCGCGGGTTGCCGGGACCGTAACAGCTCTGATGGTGAAAGAGGGGGATCGGGTCCGCAAAGGGCAGGTTCTGGGAAGCATTGAGGCAGTGGAAACCCTGGCAAGTGCCGCAGCAGCCCAGGCCGGTGTTGAAGAGGCCCGGCGGGCGCTTGATGAGGCGCTGTCGCGCAGGAAGTTGGCCGACGCCACGTTCCAAAGGTACAGCCGGCTTTTTTCCGAGCAGGCTGTGACGCGGCAGGAATATGAAACACGCCAGTCCGAACAGGAGATTGCGGCGCAAGGGGTCTCCCGCGCAGAGTCGCGTTTGGTGCAGGCTCGTGAGAGTGCCCGCGCAGCAGTCACCGTTGCTGCCTACACGAAAATGATCGCCCCACTTGCGGGAATGATCACGAACAAGGCCATAGACCGCGGGGCAACGGTATTCCCTGGGATGCCACTCATGACGGTGGAAGGCGAAGGTGGCTTCCTCCTTGAGGTGCAGGCCCCCGAAACCCTGAAGGGACAGATCAGCACCGGCAAGACCATCGAGGTCGTGATGGACGGTATGACTGCTCCTGAAACCGGGCGGGTTGTGGAGATCGTTCCTACTATCGATCCGGCCAGCAGAACCTTTACTGTAAAGGTTGCCGTAGCGGGCAGAGGCCTTCGCTCCGGCTCCTACGGGAAGGCATTCGTTCCGGTAGGGAGTGTCAAAGGGATCGTGGTGCCGAAAAAGGCGCTGGTGGAACGTGGTGCACTGAATTTGGTCTGGGTAGTTGATCCGCAGAATATCATCAGAATGCGGTTGGTAAAGGCAGGCAGACAGATTGGCGAACAGATTGAAATCCTTGCCGGGCTCAGCGACGGTGAGCGGATCGTGGTGAGCGGCGCAGAGAAGGCTTCCGACGGTGGAAAGGTGGAATAG
- a CDS encoding inorganic phosphate transporter, whose protein sequence is MLDTAFLMLCLVIFSALAFDYINGFHDTANAIATCVSTRALSVKAAIVMAAGLNFVGAMVSTKVAATIGKGIVDANHITQMVVLAGIMGAIIWDLITWYYGLPSSSSHAIIGGLIGAVIAHDGASVLHWGGLEKIVLSLVISPIVGTIIGFTFMVIMLWSFRHSAPSGLNNSFRKLQILSAAVMAFSHGTADAQKSMGVITMALVSYGALPSFIVPTWVKIACAVAMGLGTAGGGWRIIKTVGKDFVKLQPVHGFCVETASAGVILGASSIGMPVSTTHVITSAILGVGLSKRLTAVNWNVAGRILVAWVLTIPASAIVGGMAYLVMSPFLGN, encoded by the coding sequence ATGCTTGATACTGCATTCCTCATGCTCTGCCTCGTTATATTCTCTGCCTTGGCATTCGACTATATCAACGGTTTTCATGATACTGCAAACGCAATTGCCACCTGTGTTTCGACCCGGGCATTGTCGGTCAAGGCTGCAATCGTTATGGCTGCCGGACTTAATTTTGTCGGGGCAATGGTATCCACCAAGGTTGCAGCTACTATTGGCAAAGGTATAGTTGATGCCAACCATATAACCCAGATGGTTGTTTTGGCCGGAATCATGGGAGCCATTATCTGGGATTTGATCACCTGGTATTATGGCCTCCCCTCATCATCTTCCCATGCCATCATCGGCGGCCTCATCGGAGCGGTTATCGCACATGACGGGGCGTCTGTCCTGCATTGGGGCGGGCTGGAAAAAATCGTGCTGTCACTGGTGATTTCACCGATTGTGGGAACCATCATCGGTTTCACTTTTATGGTGATCATGCTCTGGAGCTTCAGGCATTCCGCTCCAAGCGGTCTCAATAATAGTTTCCGCAAACTGCAGATACTTTCGGCTGCAGTTATGGCATTTTCGCATGGTACCGCAGATGCCCAGAAATCCATGGGGGTCATTACCATGGCGTTGGTCAGCTATGGGGCACTGCCGTCCTTTATCGTCCCGACCTGGGTGAAAATTGCCTGCGCAGTGGCGATGGGTCTCGGCACTGCTGGCGGTGGGTGGCGGATCATCAAGACCGTCGGGAAGGACTTCGTGAAACTGCAGCCTGTTCACGGTTTCTGTGTGGAGACGGCGTCGGCAGGGGTCATTCTCGGGGCATCGTCGATCGGTATGCCGGTCAGCACCACCCATGTCATCACCTCGGCCATTCTCGGGGTAGGCCTTTCGAAGCGTCTCACGGCGGTAAACTGGAATGTGGCGGGAAGGATTCTGGTCGCCTGGGTTCTCACCATTCCGGCATCGGCCATTGTTGGTGGGATGGCATATCTGGTCATGAGCCCGTTCCTGGGTAATTAG
- a CDS encoding TolC family protein — MRFLAAGALVLFFSGAAMGEERSLGLRQAIELALENNSLLQAAHYEQSAAESGVAISRSRYLPKITFEERAAVTNSPTKAFMMRLDEGRFSLAGDLNHPPTTGDFQTSLTLEQPLFDVGIVREKAVAEQEYVSRSHAFEQRRQEVAFQVYGAYLAVQRARAYVSVVEKAVSDAREHQRLAAVRNAAGVGLKFDELRIGTFLAEIEQQKITAVNDLALARLRLGQVIGLPAGTAPDIADTVTAYDLMLDGKELVETALSGRKDLQELEAQLAKSEAGVSLARGSYWPTVYAGASYQMNDRDVPLGRDNDSWMLGANLRWELFDGLRRNSEVSRAQAARNAVGAYLAERRRDAVLQVNEAMLRREEAIKRLEVAQRAVKDAEEMVRLVNKRYENALATTVETLDAQTALNRARAQLVDNEAGYALANARVYHSAGLFLKEVVR, encoded by the coding sequence ATCAGATTTCTGGCTGCTGGGGCTTTGGTGCTGTTCTTTAGCGGTGCTGCGATGGGTGAAGAAAGGAGCCTCGGGCTCAGACAGGCAATAGAACTGGCCCTGGAGAATAACAGCCTCCTGCAGGCTGCACACTATGAACAAAGTGCTGCAGAGTCAGGGGTGGCCATCAGCCGTTCGCGGTATCTGCCGAAAATTACGTTCGAAGAGCGGGCGGCAGTCACCAATTCCCCGACAAAGGCCTTCATGATGCGGCTTGACGAAGGGAGGTTTTCTCTGGCCGGTGATCTGAATCATCCACCGACCACGGGAGACTTTCAGACTTCACTCACCCTGGAACAGCCGCTCTTTGATGTCGGGATTGTGCGGGAAAAGGCCGTCGCTGAGCAGGAGTATGTATCCCGCTCCCATGCCTTTGAGCAACGTCGCCAGGAAGTTGCCTTTCAGGTTTATGGTGCATATCTGGCTGTCCAGCGGGCAAGGGCTTATGTATCGGTTGTCGAAAAGGCCGTGTCCGACGCGCGCGAGCATCAACGACTGGCAGCCGTGCGCAACGCAGCCGGAGTCGGTCTCAAGTTCGACGAATTGCGCATCGGGACATTTCTGGCTGAAATCGAACAGCAGAAGATCACTGCGGTAAACGACCTTGCCCTTGCCCGGTTGCGCCTGGGGCAGGTAATCGGTCTGCCGGCCGGCACAGCTCCCGACATCGCAGATACGGTAACCGCCTATGATCTCATGCTTGACGGCAAGGAGCTTGTTGAAACTGCACTTTCGGGCAGGAAGGACCTGCAAGAGCTGGAAGCGCAGCTTGCCAAGTCCGAAGCGGGTGTTTCCCTTGCGCGTGGGAGCTATTGGCCGACCGTCTATGCTGGAGCCTCTTATCAGATGAATGACCGTGATGTGCCCCTGGGGCGTGACAACGATAGCTGGATGCTTGGCGCGAACCTTCGGTGGGAGCTTTTTGATGGGTTGAGGCGAAATAGTGAGGTGTCACGCGCCCAGGCGGCTCGCAATGCAGTGGGTGCGTATCTCGCCGAACGTCGGCGGGATGCCGTACTACAGGTCAATGAAGCGATGCTGCGTCGAGAAGAGGCGATAAAAAGGTTGGAAGTAGCACAGCGTGCGGTAAAGGATGCGGAGGAGATGGTCAGGCTGGTCAACAAGCGCTATGAGAATGCGCTTGCCACAACGGTCGAGACCCTCGACGCCCAGACAGCACTCAACCGGGCCAGGGCTCAGCTGGTTGATAACGAAGCCGGTTATGCGCTTGCTAATGCGCGTGTCTACCATAGCGCCGGGCTGTTCCTCAAGGAGGTTGTCAGATGA
- a CDS encoding DUF2062 domain-containing protein, whose protein sequence is MFNKELWKKRFREILSLDSHPGHISAGFAVGVFISFTPFFAFHTLMAIGAAFIFRLNKVTCVTGAWVNTPITVLPILGLSFKLGQMLRGLPPLEFHFKSIAWHHLKTHAASLLIGTSVLGFAAAIVAYFACYYLVVRFRKKDETLAELTREMEEVGDEIDE, encoded by the coding sequence GTGTTCAACAAGGAATTGTGGAAAAAACGTTTCAGGGAGATTCTCTCTCTGGACAGCCATCCGGGACATATTTCAGCTGGATTCGCCGTAGGGGTGTTCATCAGCTTCACCCCTTTTTTTGCATTCCATACGTTGATGGCCATTGGGGCCGCATTCATCTTCAGGCTCAACAAGGTCACCTGCGTCACAGGCGCATGGGTCAACACGCCAATCACCGTTCTCCCCATTCTTGGCCTGAGTTTCAAGCTGGGGCAGATGCTCCGTGGACTCCCCCCCCTTGAATTCCATTTCAAAAGCATTGCATGGCATCACCTCAAGACCCATGCCGCATCGCTTCTGATCGGCACTTCGGTCCTTGGCTTTGCAGCCGCAATCGTCGCGTACTTTGCCTGCTATTACCTGGTCGTACGATTCAGGAAAAAGGATGAAACCCTGGCAGAACTAACCAGGGAAATGGAAGAGGTAGGAGATGAAATTGATGAATAA